Proteins co-encoded in one Meiothermus sp. genomic window:
- a CDS encoding 50S ribosomal protein L11 methyltransferase — protein sequence MHVFRLRGNFETLDIYSAALFELGARGLEEKPGEVWAYFPERIELPFPGEWQELPDTDWLEAYKRDLKPVRAGPFVVLAPWHTWEGPEKRIVIEPGMAFGTGHHETTRMALETLAERVEPGMRVLDLGTGSGILAIGAALLGAEALGIDIDPAVIPQAIENARRNQVKVQFQVGSLDEAYDPLAETAPQAPLAQPVPTPLVQGPFDLVVANLYAELHTYFAQKYRGLFGICGTLILTGILAEREGIVKSALEAAGFGLLARRQEGEWVCLTYAAR from the coding sequence ATGCACGTTTTTCGCCTGCGTGGCAACTTCGAAACCCTCGATATCTACTCAGCGGCGCTGTTTGAGCTGGGCGCGCGGGGTCTGGAGGAAAAACCCGGCGAGGTCTGGGCCTACTTCCCCGAGCGCATCGAGCTGCCGTTTCCGGGGGAGTGGCAGGAGCTCCCCGATACCGACTGGCTCGAGGCCTACAAGCGCGACCTGAAGCCGGTGCGGGCCGGGCCCTTTGTGGTGCTGGCCCCCTGGCATACCTGGGAGGGCCCGGAAAAGCGTATCGTCATCGAACCGGGTATGGCCTTTGGCACCGGCCACCACGAGACCACCCGCATGGCCCTGGAAACCCTGGCCGAGCGGGTTGAACCCGGGATGCGGGTGCTGGATCTGGGCACCGGTTCGGGCATTCTGGCTATCGGGGCCGCGCTGCTGGGGGCCGAGGCACTGGGCATCGACATCGACCCGGCGGTGATCCCCCAGGCCATCGAGAACGCCCGGCGCAACCAGGTTAAGGTGCAGTTCCAGGTGGGCAGCCTGGACGAGGCCTACGATCCCCTGGCCGAAACCGCACCGCAAGCCCCCCTCGCCCAGCCGGTTCCAACGCCCCTCGTGCAGGGCCCGTTCGACCTAGTGGTAGCCAACCTCTACGCCGAGCTACACACCTACTTCGCCCAAAAATACCGGGGGCTTTTCGGCATCTGCGGAACCCTGATTCTCACCGGCATCCTGGCCGAGCGGGAGGGAATTGTGAAGAGCGCCCTCGAGGCCGCTGGCTTTGGGCTGCTGGCCCGGCGGCAGGAAGGCGAGTGGGTCTGCCTGACCTACGCCGCCCGCTGA
- a CDS encoding long-chain fatty acid--CoA ligase: MSKPWLKHYDKGVPADVQVPEVPLWRLLSDSVQKYPDHVALEFMGKVIGYRQLWESVLKFAGALKAQGVGPGDRVAIMLPNSPQFVIAFYGTLVAGGVCVNINPLYTPRELRHQLADAGAETLVILDLLWPRYAEIEAEVPVKRVFTTGIQDYLPFPKNLLFPLKARREKRWVNLPQHPKRLDFSKALRSATPLTEPYPAKPDDVALLQYTGGTTGLSKGAMLTHRNLVANTYQSLAWGGDEVKALEGKGVMLGAIPFFHVYGMTVAMNYGLAAGYKIVLLPRPEVKPCIEAIEKHGVTHFPGVPTLYIGFINFPGIEKRKVGTVKVCISGSAALPVEVAKKFEALTGGKLVEGYGLTEAAPCTHCNPLSGQRKMGSIGIPMPGIDAKILDENLHELPPGEVGELAVRGPNIMLGYWQRPDETSKTIKIDWLLTGDMARMDEDGYFYIVDRKKDMIIAGGYNIYPREVEEVLFAHPGVAEAAVVGLPDEYRGETVAAFVVPKPGVNLTQEELDKYCRENLAAYKVPRIYEFRSELPKSAVGKVLRRELREAALKERQKVGS, translated from the coding sequence ATGAGCAAACCTTGGCTAAAACACTACGACAAAGGCGTCCCCGCGGATGTGCAGGTGCCCGAGGTGCCCCTCTGGCGTCTACTGTCCGACAGCGTCCAGAAATACCCCGACCATGTGGCCCTCGAGTTCATGGGCAAGGTCATCGGCTACCGGCAACTGTGGGAATCGGTGTTGAAGTTCGCCGGGGCGCTCAAGGCCCAGGGGGTGGGCCCGGGCGACCGGGTCGCCATCATGCTGCCCAACAGCCCCCAGTTTGTGATCGCCTTTTACGGCACCCTGGTTGCCGGCGGCGTGTGCGTGAATATCAACCCGCTCTACACACCGCGCGAACTACGCCACCAGCTCGCCGATGCCGGGGCCGAAACCCTGGTAATTCTGGATCTGCTCTGGCCCCGGTACGCCGAAATAGAGGCCGAAGTACCGGTCAAACGCGTCTTTACCACCGGCATCCAGGACTACCTGCCCTTCCCCAAAAACCTGCTTTTCCCGCTTAAGGCCCGGCGGGAAAAACGCTGGGTGAACCTGCCGCAACACCCCAAGCGGCTGGACTTTAGCAAAGCCCTGCGCAGCGCCACCCCACTTACCGAGCCTTACCCCGCCAAACCCGACGATGTGGCCCTCCTGCAGTACACCGGGGGTACGACGGGCCTCTCCAAGGGGGCCATGCTCACCCACCGCAACCTGGTCGCCAACACCTACCAGAGCCTGGCCTGGGGCGGCGACGAGGTAAAGGCGCTTGAGGGCAAGGGGGTTATGCTGGGCGCCATCCCTTTTTTCCACGTTTACGGCATGACCGTGGCCATGAACTACGGCCTGGCTGCTGGGTACAAAATCGTGCTGCTGCCGCGCCCCGAGGTCAAGCCCTGCATCGAGGCCATCGAAAAGCACGGGGTGACTCACTTCCCCGGCGTCCCCACGCTCTACATCGGCTTCATCAACTTTCCCGGCATCGAGAAGCGCAAGGTGGGCACGGTCAAGGTTTGCATCTCTGGCTCAGCGGCGCTGCCGGTGGAGGTGGCTAAAAAGTTCGAGGCCCTCACCGGCGGCAAGCTGGTGGAAGGCTATGGCCTCACCGAAGCGGCCCCCTGCACCCACTGCAACCCCCTGTCCGGGCAGCGGAAAATGGGCAGCATCGGCATTCCCATGCCGGGCATTGATGCCAAGATTTTAGACGAGAACCTACACGAACTACCCCCGGGCGAGGTGGGTGAGCTGGCCGTTCGAGGGCCCAATATCATGCTGGGCTACTGGCAGCGCCCCGATGAGACCAGCAAAACCATCAAGATCGACTGGCTCCTGACCGGCGACATGGCCCGCATGGACGAGGATGGCTACTTTTACATCGTGGATCGCAAGAAGGACATGATTATCGCAGGGGGCTATAACATCTACCCGCGCGAGGTGGAAGAGGTGCTGTTTGCCCACCCCGGTGTGGCCGAAGCCGCCGTGGTGGGGCTGCCCGATGAGTACCGCGGCGAGACCGTGGCAGCTTTTGTCGTGCCCAAGCCCGGCGTCAACCTTACCCAGGAAGAGCTGGACAAATACTGCCGCGAGAACCTGGCGGCCTACAAGGTTCCGCGCATCTACGAGTTCCGCAGCGAACTGCCCAAGAGCGCAGTGGGTAAGGTGCTGCGTCGCGAGCTGCGCGAGGCCGCCCTCAAGGAGCGCCAGAAGGTGGGCAGCTAG
- a CDS encoding 16S rRNA (uracil(1498)-N(3))-methyltransferase has protein sequence MRPHRAFVETIQPQLELTGREAHHLRDVLRAREGDRLTVFDGKGLEGRARVLQTEPGWVRLEVEETWPASKEPPQPITLYVALLKGDHLAEVARAATELGVSAIVPILTQHCVVRELSENKRLRLCRVVLEAAKQCERSIVPEVKPLLPLGQIPPVEQGFVAQPRVSALVQDYYNPEKPTALLTGPEGGLSESEVDFLLQRGFTPVTLGPRILRAETAPVVLLSLVTAAFGL, from the coding sequence ATGCGTCCCCACCGCGCTTTTGTTGAAACTATCCAGCCCCAGCTCGAGCTTACCGGGCGCGAGGCCCACCACCTGCGGGATGTGCTGCGGGCTCGGGAGGGTGACCGGCTCACGGTCTTCGATGGCAAGGGGCTGGAAGGCCGCGCCCGGGTGCTGCAAACCGAACCCGGCTGGGTGCGCCTGGAGGTCGAAGAGACCTGGCCGGCCAGCAAAGAGCCCCCCCAGCCCATCACCCTGTATGTGGCCTTGCTCAAAGGCGACCACCTGGCCGAGGTGGCACGGGCCGCCACCGAGCTGGGGGTGAGTGCAATTGTGCCCATCCTCACCCAGCACTGCGTGGTGCGGGAGCTAAGCGAGAACAAGCGCCTGCGCCTCTGCCGGGTGGTGCTCGAGGCCGCCAAGCAGTGCGAGCGCAGCATCGTTCCCGAGGTGAAGCCCTTGCTGCCGCTCGGCCAGATTCCCCCGGTCGAGCAGGGTTTCGTGGCCCAGCCCCGGGTCTCGGCCCTGGTGCAGGACTATTACAATCCCGAAAAACCCACGGCCCTACTCACCGGCCCGGAGGGGGGCCTGAGCGAGTCCGAGGTGGATTTCCTGCTGCAACGGGGTTTCACCCCGGTCACACTGGGGCCGCGTATCCTGCGGGCAGAAACTGCGCCGGTTGTGCTATTGAGCCTGGTGACGGCGGCTTTTGGCTTATGA
- a CDS encoding AEC family transporter encodes MEALLNTVVPVAFIVLMGYLVGKRIDFDLQTLSKLSIYVLVPVLIFDAMLRAKLTGASVVGITAAFFIASAGLYGVALGLSRWLRLDKGATKTLIASATFPNSGNMGLSLTFFALGQPGLDRAIVFFIASSVLMFGLGPAFLRGGGFLQSLAFTLKLPLFWALAGGLLVRGLGIPLPLGLDEGVHLLGQACIPVMLLTLGIQIARSRPEWGRFELQASGLRLLVAPLLAGVAGWALGLERLDIQVLVLQSAMPIAVNAFLMAGEFGGDGPRAARAVVASSVLSFVTIPLVLLLIGVG; translated from the coding sequence ATGGAAGCCCTGCTCAATACCGTTGTCCCCGTCGCGTTCATCGTGCTCATGGGCTACCTGGTGGGCAAGCGCATCGACTTCGACCTGCAAACCCTGTCCAAACTCTCGATTTATGTGCTGGTGCCGGTGCTTATCTTCGACGCCATGCTCAGGGCAAAGCTTACCGGGGCCAGCGTGGTGGGCATTACCGCGGCCTTTTTTATAGCTTCGGCAGGGCTCTATGGGGTTGCGCTGGGGCTGAGCCGGTGGTTGCGCCTGGATAAGGGCGCAACCAAAACCCTGATTGCCTCGGCGACCTTCCCCAACTCGGGCAACATGGGCCTCTCGCTCACCTTCTTTGCCCTGGGGCAGCCCGGCCTGGATCGGGCCATTGTTTTTTTTATCGCCAGTAGCGTGCTGATGTTTGGGCTGGGGCCGGCTTTTTTGCGCGGGGGTGGTTTTCTACAAAGCCTGGCCTTCACCCTGAAACTGCCGCTGTTCTGGGCCCTGGCCGGGGGGTTGCTGGTGCGGGGACTGGGCATTCCCTTGCCGCTGGGGCTGGATGAGGGAGTACACCTGCTGGGCCAGGCCTGTATTCCCGTGATGCTGCTGACGCTGGGCATCCAGATTGCCCGCTCGAGGCCCGAGTGGGGCCGTTTTGAGCTGCAGGCCAGCGGCTTGCGGCTTCTGGTGGCTCCCTTGCTGGCCGGGGTGGCGGGCTGGGCGCTGGGCCTCGAGCGGCTGGATATTCAGGTTTTGGTGCTCCAGAGCGCGATGCCGATTGCGGTCAATGCTTTTTTGATGGCAGGGGAGTTTGGCGGCGACGGCCCTCGAGCGGCCCGGGCGGTGGTGGCCTCGTCGGTGCTGTCGTTCGTTACAATTCCTCTGGTGCTTTTGCTGATTGGGGTGGGATAA
- a CDS encoding aldose 1-epimerase, translated as MNLEILQNQRLRLTVAPELGASVVGLELYQAGFWLPILRPTPPAALAQKHSPETSSYVLAPYSNRIRDGRFRFGSKTYQLRPNWPDGRQTIHGEVHGRPWSAQRLDGHTLHCAFDASGLQDLNFPFPFRVEVAYRLQGDGLEISTALANVGTEPMPAGFGHHPYFMRHLGLSDEARLSFEAQGVYLTDASCLPSQPAQAIQPEFDFSRPRPLGATQLDHVFAGWKGRLQLDWPGSGWQMVLEADPIFSHLVVFTAPDGSVALEPVTHATDGFNLMSQGWDNTGVRVLEPGEEISGRLRLSLLPGG; from the coding sequence ATGAACCTGGAGATCCTGCAAAACCAGCGCCTGCGCCTCACGGTTGCCCCCGAGCTGGGGGCCAGCGTGGTGGGCCTCGAGCTCTACCAGGCGGGCTTCTGGCTGCCCATCCTGCGCCCTACCCCGCCCGCGGCCCTGGCGCAGAAGCACTCCCCCGAGACCTCGAGCTACGTCCTGGCCCCTTACTCCAACCGCATCCGGGACGGGCGCTTTCGCTTTGGCAGCAAAACCTACCAGCTTCGCCCCAACTGGCCCGATGGCCGGCAGACCATCCACGGCGAGGTACACGGTCGGCCCTGGAGCGCACAGCGCCTCGACGGGCATACACTGCACTGCGCTTTCGACGCTTCCGGCCTCCAAGACCTGAACTTCCCGTTCCCTTTCAGGGTGGAAGTAGCCTACCGGCTGCAGGGGGATGGCCTGGAAATCTCGACGGCGTTGGCGAATGTGGGGACTGAGCCCATGCCGGCGGGTTTCGGGCACCACCCATACTTCATGCGTCACCTGGGCCTCTCGGACGAAGCCCGGCTGTCATTCGAGGCCCAGGGCGTCTACCTGACCGATGCAAGCTGCCTCCCCAGCCAGCCCGCCCAGGCCATCCAACCGGAGTTTGATTTCTCGCGTCCAAGGCCGCTGGGCGCTACCCAGCTAGACCATGTTTTTGCTGGCTGGAAAGGGCGGCTGCAGCTGGACTGGCCGGGTTCGGGCTGGCAGATGGTGCTCGAGGCCGACCCCATCTTCTCGCACCTGGTGGTCTTCACCGCACCCGATGGCAGCGTGGCCCTGGAGCCCGTCACCCACGCCACCGATGGTTTCAATCTGATGAGCCAGGGCTGGGACAATACGGGGGTGCGGGTGCTGGAGCCGGGCGAAGAGATTTCGGGCCGCCTGCGCCTGAGCTTACTGCCCGGCGGGTAG
- a CDS encoding cysteine desulfurase family protein, protein MIYLDYAATTPLDPEVRAAMEGVLEEYGNPSSIHQLGRRARSLLEEGRERLARALGARPREMVLTASGSEADALALYGVALARGRGHLVSTAVEHSAVLQALKNLERLGFEVTLLQPDRQGLIYPEQVAEALRPETILVSVMAVNNELGTLYPVREIAEVCRARGVLLHTDAVQALGTVPCQVEALGADLISLAAHKFYGPKGVGALYVRKGVELFPIIPGKQEQGYRGGTENLPAVYGQGLAAEKAAARLAEESRRLLALRERLEARLLAVPGVVLNGHPTLRSPKHVNVTVRGADGEGLLLNLDLLGVAVSSGSACSSGSLEPSHVLLAIGRDKEEAKASVRFSLGRYTTEAEIDQAAQAFAEAVGRSRVYT, encoded by the coding sequence ATGATCTACCTCGATTACGCAGCCACCACCCCCCTGGATCCCGAGGTCAGGGCGGCGATGGAGGGGGTGCTGGAGGAGTACGGCAACCCCAGCTCGATCCACCAGCTCGGCCGACGGGCCCGCAGCCTGCTCGAGGAAGGGCGTGAGCGGCTGGCCCGGGCCCTGGGTGCCAGACCCCGGGAGATGGTGCTCACCGCCAGCGGCAGCGAGGCCGATGCCCTGGCGCTGTATGGCGTGGCTCTGGCCCGAGGGCGGGGACACCTGGTCAGTACTGCGGTGGAGCATTCGGCGGTCTTGCAGGCCCTGAAGAACCTCGAGCGCCTGGGCTTTGAGGTTACCCTGCTTCAACCCGACCGGCAGGGCCTCATCTACCCCGAGCAGGTGGCCGAGGCCCTGCGCCCCGAGACCATCCTGGTTTCGGTAATGGCCGTCAATAACGAACTGGGAACCCTCTACCCGGTTCGGGAGATCGCCGAGGTCTGCCGTGCGCGGGGCGTGCTTTTGCACACCGACGCCGTGCAAGCCTTGGGCACCGTACCCTGCCAGGTGGAGGCCCTGGGGGCCGATCTTATCTCCCTGGCCGCGCACAAGTTTTACGGCCCCAAAGGAGTGGGGGCCTTATATGTGCGCAAAGGGGTTGAGCTATTTCCGATCATCCCGGGCAAGCAGGAGCAGGGGTATCGGGGCGGCACCGAGAACCTGCCAGCGGTGTACGGCCAGGGGCTGGCCGCAGAAAAGGCAGCGGCGCGGCTGGCCGAAGAATCGCGGCGGCTTCTGGCTTTGCGTGAGCGGCTCGAGGCCAGGCTTCTGGCTGTGCCCGGTGTGGTGCTCAATGGACACCCCACCCTGCGCAGCCCTAAGCACGTCAACGTAACGGTGCGGGGGGCCGATGGAGAGGGCTTGTTGCTCAACCTGGATCTGCTGGGGGTGGCGGTGTCTTCAGGCTCGGCCTGTAGCAGCGGGAGCCTCGAGCCCTCCCATGTGCTGCTGGCAATTGGACGTGACAAGGAAGAGGCCAAAGCCTCGGTGCGCTTTAGCCTGGGGCGCTATACCACCGAGGCCGAGATAGACCAGGCGGCCCAGGCCTTTGCCGAGGCTGTGGGGCGCTCGAGGGTTTACACATAG
- a CDS encoding metal ABC transporter permease — MLEAFQLPFMQRALLAGLLVGGLAGYLGVLVVQRRLSFLGDGLAHAAFAGVALGLLLHREPLWVAIPFAVAIALLITWVREQSSLGDDTAIGIFFAVSVALGVLFMSLRQGFAPDAVAYLFGSILTVTPTDLQVMGLLALLMLFLAPLWRYWAHATFDRELALADRLPVLWHDYLLSALIALVVVVSVKVVGIVLIAALVVIPAATARLLSQTFAAMTVLSILIGTLTVLPGLVAAYLFDVPAGSAIVLVQALLFGLALLKRR, encoded by the coding sequence ATGCTCGAGGCATTTCAACTGCCCTTTATGCAACGGGCCCTGCTGGCCGGCCTGCTGGTGGGCGGGTTGGCTGGTTACCTGGGGGTCTTGGTGGTGCAGCGCCGGCTCTCCTTTCTGGGGGATGGGCTGGCCCACGCAGCCTTTGCAGGTGTGGCCCTGGGCCTGCTGCTACACCGCGAACCTCTTTGGGTAGCGATTCCATTTGCGGTGGCCATTGCCCTGCTTATCACCTGGGTTCGGGAGCAAAGCAGCCTGGGCGACGACACCGCAATCGGAATATTTTTTGCGGTCTCGGTGGCGCTGGGGGTGCTTTTTATGTCCCTGCGCCAGGGCTTTGCGCCGGATGCGGTAGCTTACTTGTTTGGCTCCATCCTGACCGTGACACCCACCGACCTACAGGTCATGGGGCTGCTGGCCCTGTTGATGCTGTTCCTGGCCCCGCTGTGGCGCTACTGGGCTCATGCCACCTTCGACCGCGAACTGGCCCTGGCCGATCGGCTGCCGGTACTCTGGCACGACTACCTGCTTTCGGCTCTAATTGCCCTGGTGGTGGTGGTCTCGGTGAAAGTGGTGGGGATTGTCTTGATCGCTGCGCTGGTCGTGATTCCGGCGGCGACGGCCCGATTGCTTAGCCAGACTTTTGCTGCTATGACCGTGCTTTCTATCCTAATCGGCACGCTCACCGTACTTCCGGGATTGGTGGCGGCCTACCTGTTCGACGTACCTGCAGGCAGTGCCATTGTCTTGGTGCAGGCTCTGCTGTTTGGCCTGGCCTTGCTAAAACGCCGCTGA
- the coaE gene encoding dephospho-CoA kinase (Dephospho-CoA kinase (CoaE) performs the final step in coenzyme A biosynthesis.) codes for MRLIGLTGSIGSGKSTVAQLLRALGVTVLDADEYAREGALVLKSEICQAFPEACAGGEVNRAVLGRLVFSDPAARRRLEALLHPYVRRRMQEETEKARQAGHRLVVQDIPLLFEAGREADFAGVLVVAAPTALRKARVMARSGLSEAEFEARDQSQLPQEEKVRRATWVIWNDADLDTLHKRVEAWYREVAG; via the coding sequence ATGCGCCTGATTGGCCTAACCGGAAGCATTGGGAGCGGCAAGAGCACGGTGGCCCAGCTGTTGCGGGCCCTGGGCGTGACAGTTCTGGACGCCGACGAATATGCCCGCGAAGGAGCGTTGGTGCTAAAGTCGGAGATTTGCCAGGCCTTTCCCGAGGCCTGCGCGGGTGGAGAGGTCAACCGGGCTGTGTTGGGGCGGTTGGTGTTCAGCGACCCAGCGGCCCGCCGGCGGCTCGAGGCCCTCCTTCACCCCTATGTGCGCCGGCGGATGCAGGAAGAAACCGAAAAGGCCCGGCAGGCCGGGCATCGCCTGGTGGTGCAGGATATCCCCCTGCTTTTCGAGGCCGGGCGCGAAGCGGATTTTGCCGGGGTGCTGGTGGTGGCCGCCCCCACCGCTTTGCGCAAGGCACGTGTGATGGCCCGCAGCGGCCTCAGCGAGGCCGAGTTCGAGGCCCGCGACCAAAGCCAGCTCCCCCAGGAAGAAAAGGTGCGCCGGGCCACCTGGGTGATCTGGAACGACGCCGACCTGGACACCCTGCACAAGCGGGTGGAGGCCTGGTACCGGGAGGTGGCCGGGTGA
- a CDS encoding M20 family metallopeptidase, with translation MNLQEAIAAITPSLIEMRRDFHRHPELGFQEVRTSARLAEFLEGLGLEVTRGVAQTGVVARLRGANPGKTVLVRADIDALPIQENSGVPYSSQTPGVMHACGHDGHAAIAAHVAAVLARFKDQIAGEVRFAFQPAEEIVSGAKPMVEAGVLDGVDSVVGLHLYSLMPAGKVGVRPGPSMAAADAFTIQLQGKGAHAAMPHEGVDTVLMAAQLTVALQSLVSRETDPIQTAVITIATVTAGEGAHNIIPETATLKGTLRTFDAGLREKLMRRIGELSEGIAAAMGGRAAVTWLPGSPAVVNDPQMVERFRRVAQQVVGEASVLEVPPVMGGDDMSEFLNRRPGVYFWLGAGDPDPSKNRPHHHPGFWIDDERSLPLGVELITRTVLDFLS, from the coding sequence ATGAACCTACAAGAAGCCATTGCAGCGATCACCCCCAGTCTGATTGAGATGCGCCGGGACTTTCACCGCCATCCAGAGCTTGGTTTTCAGGAGGTGCGCACCAGCGCCAGGCTGGCCGAGTTTCTGGAGGGGCTGGGCCTCGAGGTAACCCGGGGCGTGGCCCAGACCGGGGTGGTGGCCCGGCTGCGGGGGGCGAATCCCGGAAAAACCGTGCTGGTGCGGGCGGACATCGACGCTCTGCCGATACAGGAAAACTCCGGGGTGCCCTACAGCTCCCAGACCCCCGGTGTCATGCACGCCTGCGGCCACGACGGCCACGCGGCCATTGCAGCCCATGTGGCAGCGGTGCTGGCCCGCTTCAAGGATCAGATAGCTGGTGAGGTGCGCTTTGCCTTCCAGCCCGCCGAAGAGATTGTATCGGGCGCGAAGCCCATGGTGGAGGCCGGGGTGCTGGACGGGGTGGACTCGGTGGTGGGGCTTCACCTGTACAGCCTGATGCCAGCGGGTAAGGTGGGGGTGCGGCCGGGCCCCTCCATGGCCGCCGCCGATGCTTTTACCATCCAGCTACAGGGCAAAGGGGCCCATGCAGCCATGCCCCACGAGGGCGTGGATACGGTTTTGATGGCGGCCCAGCTCACGGTGGCGCTGCAAAGCCTGGTCAGCCGCGAGACCGACCCCATCCAGACCGCTGTGATTACCATTGCTACGGTTACGGCAGGGGAGGGCGCCCACAACATCATCCCCGAGACGGCCACGCTCAAAGGCACCCTGCGCACCTTTGATGCAGGCCTGCGGGAAAAGCTCATGCGGCGCATTGGCGAGCTTTCGGAAGGAATTGCCGCGGCCATGGGTGGGCGGGCCGCTGTAACCTGGCTACCCGGGTCGCCGGCGGTGGTCAACGACCCCCAGATGGTCGAACGCTTCCGGCGGGTGGCCCAGCAGGTGGTAGGGGAGGCCTCGGTGCTGGAAGTACCCCCTGTGATGGGGGGCGACGATATGTCGGAGTTCCTCAACCGCCGCCCCGGGGTGTACTTCTGGCTGGGGGCCGGCGACCCCGACCCCAGCAAGAACCGACCCCACCACCACCCGGGCTTCTGGATTGACGATGAGCGGTCGCTGCCCCTGGGTGTTGAGCTGATCACCCGTACTGTGCTGGATTTCCTGTCCTAG
- a CDS encoding CAP domain-containing protein — protein MRLLLSAALMVLAACTPSPGVSYTPDDYQLALEAVNQARAQARTCNATPYAAAPALSWNGLLGEVARQRAEYLQQSGVLSHYEGSSTTPAVATRSLQNGYHFLEIGENLAQGYEQATEAVAAWLASTQGHCETLMAPHLREMGMVRRGDYWVLVVAQPR, from the coding sequence ATGCGCCTGCTATTGAGCGCCGCCCTGATGGTTTTAGCAGCCTGCACCCCCAGCCCAGGGGTTTCCTACACCCCGGACGATTATCAACTGGCGCTGGAGGCCGTTAATCAGGCCCGCGCCCAGGCCCGCACCTGCAACGCCACCCCTTACGCTGCGGCCCCTGCACTTAGCTGGAATGGTTTGCTGGGAGAAGTGGCCCGCCAGCGGGCCGAGTACCTCCAGCAGAGCGGTGTGTTGAGCCATTACGAGGGCTCGAGCACCACCCCCGCGGTTGCCACCCGCAGTCTTCAGAACGGCTACCACTTCCTGGAAATTGGCGAGAACCTGGCCCAGGGCTACGAACAGGCGACCGAGGCGGTAGCAGCCTGGCTGGCGAGCACCCAGGGCCACTGCGAGACCCTGATGGCCCCCCACCTGCGCGAGATGGGCATGGTCAGGCGGGGGGATTACTGGGTGCTGGTGGTAGCCCAGCCCCGCTAG
- a CDS encoding helical backbone metal receptor — translation MKLTHDWLGPLELPDNARRIVSLAPNVTETLFALGLGERVVGRSAFCYRPAATISLPVVSSYTRVRWELLESLQPDLVLISTGVQRELLFELHRRGLPVFPVPLPQSPYGILENIAVLGALLGVNEAATGLCARLSERYQALYRALPPRRVYLEFDLGGPITVGRGSYVDEALRHLGLQNIFAEHPQSYFQPDLAEVLRRGPELVIYEPKPHRSRPLEKAQRLLAERGWKYPLVVTGGDELAHYGPLFFAYLEALAGQIRGLAF, via the coding sequence GTGAAGCTCACCCACGACTGGCTGGGGCCGCTCGAGCTGCCCGATAATGCCCGGCGCATCGTATCGCTGGCCCCCAACGTGACCGAGACCCTCTTTGCCCTGGGCCTGGGTGAGCGGGTGGTGGGGCGGAGTGCTTTCTGCTACCGGCCCGCTGCTACGATTTCCCTGCCGGTGGTCTCGAGCTACACCCGGGTGCGCTGGGAGCTACTGGAAAGCCTTCAGCCCGACCTGGTGCTCATCAGCACCGGCGTACAGCGCGAGCTGCTCTTTGAGCTGCACCGGCGGGGGCTGCCCGTCTTTCCCGTGCCCCTGCCCCAGAGCCCCTATGGCATCCTGGAGAACATCGCGGTTCTGGGGGCCTTGCTGGGCGTGAACGAGGCGGCCACCGGGCTTTGCGCCCGGCTAAGCGAGCGCTACCAGGCCCTGTACCGGGCGCTGCCGCCCCGGCGGGTCTACCTCGAGTTCGACCTGGGCGGCCCCATCACAGTGGGCCGGGGCAGCTACGTGGACGAGGCGCTGCGGCACCTGGGTTTGCAGAACATCTTTGCCGAGCATCCCCAGAGCTACTTCCAGCCCGATCTGGCCGAGGTGCTGCGCCGGGGGCCGGAGCTGGTCATCTACGAGCCCAAGCCCCACCGCTCGAGGCCCCTGGAAAAAGCCCAGCGCCTCCTGGCCGAGCGGGGCTGGAAGTACCCGCTGGTGGTCACGGGAGGCGACGAGCTGGCCCACTACGGCCCGCTGTTCTTCGCATACCTGGAAGCCCTGGCCGGGCAGATACGGGGCTTGGCTTTCTAG